A region from the Marinobacter bohaiensis genome encodes:
- the polA gene encoding DNA polymerase I — translation MSQKQTPPVVLVDGSSYLFRAFHALPPLTTSKGQPTGAIKGVISMLRRLDQDYPGSKVVVVFDAKGKTFRHELYEEYKANRPPMPEDLATQIAPIHEIVRAMGLPLLIVPDVEADDVIGTLACEATDKGVDVVISTGDKDMAQLVSEHVTLINTMTETAMDRDGVKDKFGITPEQIIDYLALVGDKVDNIPGVEKCGPKTAVKWLEQYETLENLVEHADEVKGKIGENLRNAVEQLPLSKELATIKTDVELAFGIQDVKPDDADNDKLLALFREYEFKTWIAELSDDAPADTEDDSTPDIPEKHYSVVTEQAELDDWVKRLKKADLFAFDTETTSLNYSQAEVVGVSFAIEAGEAIYVPFGHDYMGAPDQLDREAVLEQLKPLLEDPRLRKVGQNLKYDKNVLANHGISLEGIAEDTMLESYVLNSTASRHDMDSLALKYLGEATISFESIAGKGAKQLTFNQIDLEQAGPYAAEDADITLRLHQALRPRLAREGKLESVYTDIDLPLVPVLSRMEQRGVMIDAGTLKRHSQELAERMAELEKAAHDEAGETFNLGSPKQLQAIFYEKLGLPVIKKTPKGAPSTAEPVLQELAHDYKLPHLILEHRSLSKLKSTYTDRLPEMISARDNRVHTSYHQAVAATGRLSSSEPNLQNIPIRTHEGRRIRQAFIAPEGYKLVAADYSQIELRIMAHLSGDEGLLKAFAEGKDIHKATAAEVFDTTVDKVTSDQRRSAKAINFGLIYGMSAFGLSRQLGVERKLAQEYIDLYFHRYPGVRQYMDDIRKQAHDDGYVETLFGRRLYLPEINAKNKQMQQAAERTAINAPMQGTAADIIKKAMVTVENWLLDQHARDARMVMQVHDELILEVKESALDDVIKGLTDRMSAAADLKVPLLVEAGVGDNWDEAH, via the coding sequence ATGAGCCAGAAGCAGACGCCACCGGTCGTCCTCGTCGACGGATCCTCCTACCTTTTCCGCGCCTTCCACGCCCTGCCGCCGCTGACCACCAGTAAGGGTCAGCCCACCGGCGCCATCAAGGGCGTCATCAGTATGCTGCGCCGGCTCGACCAGGACTACCCCGGCTCCAAGGTCGTGGTGGTCTTCGACGCCAAGGGCAAGACGTTCCGCCATGAACTGTATGAAGAGTACAAGGCCAACCGTCCGCCCATGCCGGAAGACCTGGCCACCCAGATCGCGCCCATCCACGAGATCGTGCGCGCCATGGGCCTGCCGCTGCTGATCGTCCCCGATGTGGAGGCGGACGACGTGATCGGCACCCTCGCCTGCGAGGCCACCGACAAGGGCGTTGATGTGGTGATCTCCACCGGCGACAAGGACATGGCGCAGCTGGTCAGCGAGCACGTCACCCTGATCAACACCATGACCGAAACCGCCATGGACCGGGACGGCGTGAAGGACAAGTTCGGCATCACCCCGGAGCAGATCATCGACTACCTGGCTCTGGTGGGCGACAAGGTGGACAACATCCCCGGTGTGGAAAAGTGTGGCCCCAAGACCGCGGTCAAATGGCTGGAGCAGTACGAAACGCTGGAGAATCTCGTCGAGCACGCGGACGAGGTCAAGGGCAAGATCGGCGAGAACCTGCGCAACGCTGTGGAGCAACTGCCGCTGAGCAAGGAGCTGGCCACCATCAAAACGGATGTGGAGCTGGCATTCGGCATCCAGGACGTTAAACCCGATGACGCGGATAACGACAAACTGCTGGCCCTGTTCCGCGAGTACGAATTCAAGACCTGGATCGCCGAGCTGAGCGACGACGCCCCGGCGGACACCGAGGACGACAGCACCCCCGACATTCCCGAGAAACACTACAGCGTGGTCACCGAACAGGCGGAGCTGGACGACTGGGTCAAGCGCCTGAAAAAGGCGGATCTGTTTGCCTTCGACACCGAAACCACCAGCCTCAACTACAGTCAGGCGGAAGTCGTAGGGGTGTCCTTCGCCATCGAAGCGGGTGAAGCGATCTACGTGCCCTTCGGCCACGACTACATGGGCGCGCCGGACCAACTCGACCGGGAGGCCGTGCTGGAGCAGCTCAAACCGCTGCTGGAAGATCCCAGGCTCAGGAAAGTCGGCCAGAACCTGAAGTACGACAAGAACGTGCTGGCCAACCACGGCATTTCCCTGGAAGGCATCGCCGAGGACACCATGCTGGAGTCCTACGTGCTCAACTCCACCGCCTCACGCCACGACATGGACAGCCTGGCCCTGAAGTACCTGGGGGAAGCCACCATCTCGTTCGAATCCATTGCCGGCAAGGGCGCCAAACAGCTCACCTTCAACCAGATCGATCTGGAACAGGCCGGCCCCTACGCCGCCGAGGACGCGGACATCACCCTGCGCCTGCATCAGGCCTTGCGCCCGCGCCTGGCCAGGGAAGGCAAGCTGGAAAGCGTCTACACCGACATCGACCTGCCGCTGGTACCGGTGCTGTCGCGCATGGAGCAGCGCGGTGTGATGATCGACGCCGGCACGCTCAAGCGCCACAGCCAGGAGCTGGCCGAGCGTATGGCGGAGCTGGAGAAGGCCGCCCACGATGAGGCCGGTGAAACCTTCAACCTGGGATCCCCCAAGCAGTTGCAGGCCATCTTCTACGAGAAGCTGGGGCTGCCGGTGATCAAGAAGACGCCCAAGGGCGCGCCCTCCACCGCCGAGCCGGTGCTGCAGGAACTGGCCCACGACTACAAGCTGCCGCACCTGATCCTGGAGCACCGCAGCCTGAGCAAGCTCAAGTCCACCTACACCGATCGCCTGCCGGAGATGATCAGCGCCCGCGACAACCGGGTGCACACCTCCTATCACCAGGCGGTGGCGGCCACCGGGCGCCTGTCGTCCTCCGAGCCCAACCTGCAGAACATTCCCATCCGCACCCACGAGGGCCGGCGCATTCGCCAGGCGTTCATCGCGCCGGAGGGCTACAAGCTGGTGGCGGCGGACTATTCCCAGATCGAGCTGCGCATCATGGCGCACCTGTCCGGCGACGAGGGGCTGCTCAAGGCTTTCGCCGAGGGCAAGGACATCCACAAGGCCACCGCCGCCGAGGTCTTCGACACCACGGTGGACAAGGTCACGTCCGACCAGCGCCGCAGCGCCAAGGCCATCAACTTCGGCCTGATCTACGGCATGTCCGCCTTCGGTCTGTCGCGCCAGCTGGGCGTGGAGCGCAAGCTCGCCCAGGAGTACATCGACCTCTATTTCCACCGCTACCCCGGTGTTCGCCAGTACATGGACGACATCCGCAAGCAGGCCCACGACGACGGTTACGTGGAAACCCTGTTCGGCCGTCGCCTGTACCTGCCGGAGATCAACGCCAAGAACAAGCAGATGCAGCAGGCCGCCGAGCGCACCGCAATCAACGCCCCCATGCAGGGCACCGCGGCGGACATCATCAAGAAAGCAATGGTGACGGTGGAGAACTGGCTGCTGGACCAGCACGCCAGGGACGCCCGCATGGTCATGCAGGTCCACGACGAACTGATCCTGGAAGTGAAGGAGTCGGCCCTGGACGACGTCATCAAGGGCCTCACCGATCGCATGTCAGCCGCCGCCGACCTCAAGGTGCCGCTGCTGGTGGAAGCCGGTGTCGGCGACAACTGGGACGAGGCGCACTAG
- a CDS encoding TonB-dependent receptor domain-containing protein, whose translation MNKPFSLAAGLMTGCLAAPLNADILNPLVVTATRTAQTADEVNASVTVISRQDIQRSTASSIEDLLRGVPGVTVSQSGGAGKQSSVFMRGSNSDHVLVLVDGLKVGGATAGTAQLENIPLALVDRIEVVRGPRSSLYGSEAIGGVIQIFTRRGTPEPEAISEVSAGTEGTSRLTQHFSGRTGDTAYSLSASMYETDGVDSQPVSNQRDDDGFESQSFSASVDQRVNDRLSLGLNAMHAQGENDYDSVFGTADQRYWNEFVQQSGRVFADFAASDDVTLHAQIGYGREDNDNFIDQADYFDYETRRRQYLVQSDAYLTGHQLLTVGVERVEERVEASTAYTEDARYNNAVFGQWQTVDQPLHVETSLRYDNNQAYGDETTGAVSVGYQLTPALKPYVSYGTGFKAPNFNDLYSPFGANPDLDAETSETYEVGLKGSVGRLSYEWAAYRTNFDDLIQLDALFIPYNTESATAEGTELSVIYRGGDWRLEMGAGYTRATDDDTGDALARRPKWNGRLAGTKTFGPLEASLEWLGRTDSVDTAADSDIPGYGMTNLTLAYAATDRLDLTLKGRNLLDQEAVTVAGYSGQQRALLASLRYSY comes from the coding sequence GTGAACAAGCCCTTTTCCCTGGCCGCCGGCCTGATGACCGGCTGTCTTGCCGCCCCGCTCAACGCGGATATCCTCAATCCCCTTGTGGTGACCGCGACCCGGACCGCGCAAACGGCCGACGAGGTGAACGCCTCGGTGACGGTCATCAGCCGGCAGGACATCCAGCGCAGCACGGCCAGCAGCATCGAGGACCTGTTGCGCGGTGTTCCCGGCGTGACCGTGTCCCAGAGTGGTGGTGCCGGCAAGCAGTCCAGCGTGTTCATGCGGGGTTCGAACTCCGATCACGTGCTGGTGCTGGTGGACGGCCTGAAAGTCGGCGGTGCAACGGCGGGCACGGCCCAGTTGGAAAACATTCCCCTGGCGCTGGTGGATCGCATCGAAGTGGTGCGTGGTCCGCGCTCCAGCCTCTACGGCTCCGAGGCCATCGGTGGGGTGATCCAGATCTTCACGCGCCGGGGCACGCCGGAGCCGGAAGCCATTTCGGAAGTCAGCGCCGGTACCGAGGGCACCTCGCGCCTGACCCAGCACTTCTCGGGCCGCACCGGCGATACGGCCTACAGTCTGTCGGCGTCGATGTATGAGACCGACGGTGTGGATTCCCAGCCGGTCAGCAACCAGCGCGATGACGACGGTTTCGAGAGCCAGTCGTTCAGCGCCAGCGTGGATCAGCGCGTCAATGATCGGTTGTCGCTCGGCCTCAACGCGATGCACGCCCAGGGCGAGAACGATTACGACAGCGTTTTCGGTACAGCCGATCAGCGCTACTGGAACGAGTTCGTGCAGCAGTCCGGGCGGGTTTTCGCCGATTTTGCCGCCAGCGACGATGTCACCCTGCACGCCCAGATCGGCTACGGGCGCGAGGACAACGACAACTTCATCGACCAGGCGGATTACTTCGACTATGAAACCCGGCGCCGCCAGTACCTGGTTCAATCCGATGCCTACCTCACTGGCCACCAGTTGCTGACCGTGGGCGTCGAGCGGGTTGAAGAGCGGGTGGAGGCCTCGACGGCCTACACGGAAGACGCTCGCTACAACAACGCGGTGTTTGGTCAGTGGCAGACCGTCGATCAGCCGCTGCATGTGGAGACGTCGCTGCGCTACGACAACAACCAGGCCTACGGCGACGAGACCACCGGGGCGGTATCGGTGGGCTACCAGCTGACGCCTGCGCTAAAGCCCTACGTCAGCTACGGCACCGGCTTCAAGGCGCCCAATTTCAACGATCTGTATTCGCCGTTTGGCGCCAATCCGGACCTGGACGCGGAAACCTCGGAAACCTACGAAGTGGGGCTCAAGGGCAGTGTCGGACGTCTGTCCTACGAGTGGGCGGCCTATCGCACCAACTTCGATGACCTGATCCAGCTGGACGCCTTGTTCATTCCCTACAACACGGAGTCGGCCACGGCGGAAGGTACGGAACTGAGCGTCATCTACCGGGGCGGTGACTGGCGGCTGGAAATGGGTGCCGGCTATACCCGCGCCACCGACGACGACACCGGCGATGCCCTGGCCCGGCGACCCAAGTGGAACGGGCGCCTGGCGGGAACAAAAACGTTCGGGCCGCTGGAAGCGAGCCTGGAATGGCTGGGGCGGACGGATTCGGTGGATACGGCGGCGGACAGCGACATTCCCGGTTATGGGATGACCAACCTGACGCTGGCCTATGCCGCGACCGACCGCCTCGACCTGACGCTCAAAGGGCGCAACCTGCTCGACCAGGAGGCGGTCACCGTGGCCGGATACTCTGGCCAGCAACGGGCGTTGCTGGCCTCCCTGCGTTACAGTTACTGA
- a CDS encoding DUF2782 domain-containing protein yields the protein MKKTIPLVIALVIASFSLTAAAQEDGASSSAPVRASEYQAASPDEPQVVIRPGKEATYYEYRVNGQLREIRVEPKVGPVYYLVPADGGGFIRQDGSQLVVPKWVLFRW from the coding sequence ATGAAAAAAACGATCCCCCTCGTGATTGCATTGGTGATCGCATCGTTCAGCCTGACAGCGGCCGCCCAGGAAGACGGCGCGTCGTCGTCCGCCCCGGTGCGGGCGTCTGAATACCAGGCCGCGTCTCCGGACGAACCCCAGGTGGTGATTCGTCCAGGCAAGGAAGCCACCTACTACGAGTACCGCGTGAACGGCCAGCTCAGGGAAATCCGGGTGGAGCCCAAGGTGGGCCCCGTCTACTACCTGGTTCCGGCCGACGGCGGTGGCTTCATCCGGCAGGACGGCTCCCAGCTCGTGGTGCCCAAATGGGTCCTGTTCCGCTGGTAG
- a CDS encoding OmpP1/FadL family transporter: MSYNKTLSRAMLATILCAPAASFAGGFSLNELSASAMGVANAGTAANPENATTVYYNPAGMSQLSGTNISFGAAVLDIDAEAKDGSTSATDSVGQPVSGSEGGDIADLSVLPNFFVTHEVNDRVDVGFGIHAPYGLAADYDNDFTGRYFADKTEITVISFSPTLSVNNGEGLSMGVSFNVLYADGKLTKYQEYSATEAQLAAAGMPVTLSDGYFKAEGDDIATNFTVGLLYELNDRTQFGITGRTATTLKLKGDATLTNFPDAATLTTGTAEEDAVVPVDIPASVTLGARHKLTDSVTLLAGATWAEWSDFEALDVVSREENGAISSVSGAAKYGDSDIIGHVSENWNDTWQFNVGAIWQATPHWAFKTGYAYDQSPVDEDFRTARVPSDDRHWLSLGTQWKDDQSGWTVDVAAGMLLFDDVDVDEQEYTVDDEPAPGAASYNGTYELDAWNAAIQVSKAF; the protein is encoded by the coding sequence ATGAGCTATAACAAGACACTATCACGCGCCATGCTGGCGACCATCCTGTGCGCCCCGGCGGCTTCCTTTGCGGGCGGTTTTTCCCTTAACGAGCTGAGCGCCAGCGCCATGGGTGTGGCTAACGCGGGTACCGCGGCCAACCCCGAGAACGCAACCACCGTCTACTACAATCCGGCCGGCATGAGCCAGCTGTCCGGCACCAATATTTCCTTCGGTGCGGCGGTCCTGGACATCGATGCAGAAGCCAAGGACGGTTCCACCAGCGCGACGGATTCCGTAGGCCAGCCGGTCAGTGGTAGCGAAGGCGGCGACATCGCCGACCTGTCCGTACTGCCCAATTTCTTTGTAACCCACGAGGTCAACGATCGCGTTGACGTAGGCTTCGGTATTCACGCGCCGTATGGCCTGGCTGCCGATTACGACAACGACTTCACCGGTCGTTATTTTGCTGACAAGACCGAGATCACCGTGATCTCCTTCAGCCCGACCCTGTCCGTTAACAACGGCGAAGGTCTGTCCATGGGCGTGAGCTTCAACGTCCTGTATGCCGACGGCAAGCTGACCAAGTATCAGGAATACAGTGCAACCGAAGCGCAGCTGGCGGCCGCGGGTATGCCGGTGACTCTTTCTGACGGCTACTTCAAGGCGGAAGGCGACGACATTGCGACCAACTTCACCGTTGGCCTGCTGTATGAGCTGAACGACCGGACCCAGTTTGGTATCACCGGTCGTACCGCCACCACCCTGAAACTGAAGGGTGATGCGACGCTGACCAACTTCCCGGATGCCGCCACGCTTACCACCGGCACGGCCGAGGAAGACGCCGTCGTACCTGTCGACATTCCTGCCAGCGTCACCCTGGGTGCCCGTCACAAGCTGACCGACAGCGTGACCCTGCTGGCCGGTGCCACCTGGGCCGAGTGGAGCGACTTCGAGGCGCTCGACGTTGTCAGCCGTGAGGAAAACGGCGCGATCTCCTCCGTGTCGGGTGCCGCCAAGTACGGTGACAGCGATATCATCGGTCACGTCTCTGAGAACTGGAACGACACCTGGCAGTTCAACGTGGGTGCCATCTGGCAGGCCACGCCGCACTGGGCTTTCAAGACCGGCTACGCCTACGACCAGTCCCCGGTGGACGAGGACTTCCGTACCGCGCGGGTGCCGTCTGACGACCGTCACTGGCTGTCCCTGGGCACGCAGTGGAAAGACGATCAGAGTGGCTGGACTGTGGATGTGGCTGCCGGCATGCTGCTGTTTGACGACGTTGACGTGGACGAGCAGGAATACACCGTCGACGACGAGCCGGCTCCGGGCGCTGCCAGCTACAATGGCACCTACGAGCTGGACGCCTGGAACGCGGCCATTCAGGTCAGCAAGGCGTTCTGA
- a CDS encoding fibronectin type III domain-containing protein, which translates to MSYSNPCRARHVLALCFISVTLLLAGCNGGGSSSDSSSKTSDSTSNSGSSGSSAASEATVSSKLRWTAPATRADGSKLYVGEISGYRIYYKLKHQSGYRSIKVSGSDRTQYPLKAFEPGQYEFSVTTLDTDGLESQRSEVISVSVI; encoded by the coding sequence ATGTCCTATTCAAATCCTTGCCGGGCCCGGCACGTCCTCGCCCTGTGCTTTATTTCTGTCACGCTCCTGCTTGCCGGCTGCAACGGCGGCGGGTCATCTTCCGACAGCTCCAGCAAAACCTCGGACAGCACGTCGAATTCGGGATCAAGCGGAAGTTCTGCAGCCAGCGAGGCCACAGTCTCTTCCAAACTGCGCTGGACGGCGCCCGCCACCCGGGCTGACGGCAGTAAACTGTATGTGGGGGAAATCAGCGGCTATCGGATTTACTACAAGCTCAAGCACCAGAGTGGCTACCGCTCCATCAAGGTAAGCGGCTCGGACAGAACCCAATACCCCTTAAAGGCTTTCGAGCCGGGGCAGTACGAGTTCTCCGTGACCACCCTGGACACCGACGGGTTGGAAAGCCAGCGTTCCGAGGTAATCTCGGTCAGCGTGATCTGA
- the pyrE gene encoding orotate phosphoribosyltransferase encodes MHDYQRDFIEFAIRRDVLRFGEFTLKSGRKSPYFFNAGLFNTGSDLLQLGRAYASALQNSGLNYDILFGPAYKGIPLAAATAMSLAETGDDRPYAFNRKEKKDHGEGGNIVGAPLKGKVLIIDDVITAGTAIRESIDIIHEAGAEPAGVLIALDRQERGQSELSAIQEVERDYKLPVTSIIQLDQVISYLADRPDFQENARKVATYREEFGI; translated from the coding sequence ATGCACGACTATCAACGCGATTTCATCGAATTTGCCATCCGTCGGGACGTCCTCCGTTTTGGGGAGTTCACCCTCAAGTCCGGACGCAAGAGTCCCTACTTCTTCAATGCAGGCCTGTTCAATACGGGGTCGGATTTGCTTCAGCTCGGGCGTGCCTATGCGTCTGCCCTGCAAAATAGCGGCCTGAATTATGACATTCTTTTCGGACCTGCCTATAAGGGCATACCGTTGGCCGCAGCGACGGCGATGTCCCTGGCGGAAACCGGCGACGACCGGCCCTACGCGTTCAACCGGAAAGAGAAAAAAGATCACGGAGAGGGCGGTAACATTGTCGGCGCACCATTAAAGGGCAAAGTGCTGATCATTGACGACGTCATCACCGCCGGGACCGCGATCCGCGAGTCCATCGACATCATTCACGAAGCCGGCGCCGAGCCTGCGGGCGTACTGATCGCCCTGGATCGTCAGGAGCGGGGCCAGAGTGAGCTGTCGGCCATCCAGGAAGTGGAACGGGATTACAAGCTGCCGGTCACAAGCATCATCCAGCTGGACCAGGTAATCAGTTATCTGGCGGATCGTCCGGATTTCCAGGAGAACGCGCGCAAAGTAGCGACCTACCGCGAGGAATTCGGCATCTGA
- a CDS encoding ABC transporter ATP-binding protein has translation MPSLQLDGLTFGRGDRALAEPLDLQAEGGEVWAILGENGVGKSSLLLTLAGLLPVLAGRVFVDGVDIRRCPRKVLARRVGLLLQQSPMDFPFTVTEAVGAGRYAHRPGWQALGANDQVIIRQALASCGLEGLAEARVDRLSGGEQRRVAMATLLTQAPGVLLLDEPVNHLDLRHQAELMATLCALAREQRRLVVMTVHDINLAARYADRVLLLYPDGHHDAGSASEMLSSERLQRVYSYPVERVGEGGDSFWRPAPRWTPDPVD, from the coding sequence ATGCCCTCCTTGCAGTTGGACGGCCTGACTTTTGGTCGTGGCGACCGGGCCCTGGCGGAGCCGCTTGATCTGCAGGCCGAAGGCGGCGAAGTCTGGGCCATCCTGGGGGAGAACGGTGTCGGCAAATCCTCGCTGCTGCTGACTCTGGCTGGTCTGCTGCCGGTGTTGGCGGGACGGGTGTTTGTCGATGGCGTGGACATCCGGCGCTGCCCGCGCAAAGTGCTGGCGCGTCGCGTTGGTCTGTTGCTGCAGCAGTCGCCGATGGATTTTCCGTTTACCGTAACCGAAGCCGTAGGGGCCGGCCGTTACGCGCACCGACCGGGCTGGCAGGCGCTGGGAGCGAATGATCAGGTCATCATCCGCCAGGCGTTGGCGAGCTGTGGGCTGGAAGGTCTGGCGGAGGCTCGGGTCGACCGCCTGTCCGGCGGCGAACAGCGCCGGGTGGCCATGGCAACCCTGCTGACCCAGGCCCCCGGCGTCCTGTTGCTGGACGAGCCGGTGAACCACCTGGATCTCCGCCACCAGGCGGAACTGATGGCAACCCTGTGTGCGCTGGCGCGGGAGCAGCGGCGGTTAGTGGTCATGACCGTTCACGACATCAACCTGGCGGCACGCTACGCCGACCGGGTCCTGTTACTGTATCCCGACGGTCACCACGATGCCGGTTCGGCGTCTGAAATGCTGTCGTCGGAGCGCCTGCAGCGGGTCTACAGCTATCCGGTCGAGCGGGTCGGCGAGGGCGGGGACAGCTTCTGGCGGCCCGCGCCGCGATGGACTCCCGACCCGGTGGATTGA
- a CDS encoding FecCD family ABC transporter permease — translation MRHSTIWLPTLLLLNLLVFGLALGWGSIAIDPLQVFAGELPDWQSTILMELRLPRAVTAFAVGGMLALAGVLMQVLLRNPLAEPYVLGISGGAAVAALGAITLGLGGWWVSGSAFVGSLASMLLVFLLGGRMGYGRGDRLLLTGVVIAAGWGACISLLLVLGPDQSLRGMLFWLMGDLSRPETPWWALLVLALALAAAWFMAPALDLLARGDEQAAVLGVETRRLRGVCYLTASFLTACAVTLAGPVGFVGLVVPHLMRQWLGAGHRALAPASLLAGGALLMLADTAARSLIAPRQLPVGVLTAAVGVPLFLYLLQRRGTR, via the coding sequence GTGCGGCATTCAACGATCTGGCTTCCAACGCTGCTGTTGCTCAACCTGCTGGTCTTCGGTCTGGCGCTGGGCTGGGGATCCATTGCAATCGATCCGCTGCAGGTCTTTGCCGGCGAGCTGCCGGACTGGCAGTCCACTATTCTCATGGAGCTGCGCCTGCCCCGCGCCGTCACGGCGTTTGCCGTCGGCGGTATGCTGGCCCTGGCTGGCGTGCTGATGCAGGTGCTGTTGCGCAACCCACTGGCTGAACCCTATGTGCTGGGCATTTCCGGTGGGGCGGCCGTAGCGGCCCTGGGCGCCATCACCCTGGGATTGGGCGGCTGGTGGGTTTCCGGCAGTGCGTTTGTGGGCAGCCTGGCCAGCATGCTGCTGGTGTTCCTGCTGGGTGGTCGCATGGGCTATGGCCGGGGCGATCGGTTGTTGCTTACCGGTGTCGTGATTGCTGCCGGCTGGGGTGCCTGTATCAGTCTTCTGTTGGTGCTGGGGCCGGATCAGTCCCTGCGCGGCATGCTGTTCTGGCTGATGGGGGACCTGTCCCGGCCGGAAACGCCCTGGTGGGCGCTGCTGGTGCTGGCGTTGGCGCTGGCGGCGGCCTGGTTCATGGCGCCGGCGCTGGATCTTCTGGCTCGTGGCGATGAACAGGCCGCGGTCCTGGGTGTGGAAACCCGCCGCCTGCGGGGTGTCTGCTACCTGACGGCGTCGTTTCTGACCGCCTGTGCGGTAACGCTGGCCGGCCCCGTCGGGTTCGTCGGGCTGGTGGTGCCACACCTGATGCGGCAGTGGCTGGGGGCTGGTCACCGCGCGTTGGCCCCGGCCAGCCTGTTGGCCGGGGGTGCCTTGCTGATGCTGGCCGATACGGCTGCCCGCTCACTGATAGCGCCACGGCAGCTGCCGGTCGGTGTGTTGACGGCGGCGGTTGGCGTGCCGCTTTTCCTCTACCTGCTGCAACGCCGGGGGACCCGCTGA
- a CDS encoding DUF4124 domain-containing protein: MRHASSLTFALLFCGVFGASSALASTMYRYKDDNGRMVMSNTVPSDATKHGYEVLNSQGRVVKVVPPAPTEEELKARAQAEQRKQAAERQREADEELLRIYSHPDDAVRALNRKLQERHSLVQLKRGNIAVIDSQLEEQQGKAADLERAGRKIPDNLKTRIERLQSQKRELEQEINKQDQETAKIRESYEAKIQRLEQITGESRTVELHTAETRATE, translated from the coding sequence ATGAGACACGCCTCCTCCCTAACCTTTGCACTCCTCTTTTGCGGCGTTTTCGGCGCTTCGTCGGCGCTGGCATCGACCATGTATCGCTACAAGGACGACAACGGCCGCATGGTGATGAGCAACACTGTGCCGTCCGACGCCACGAAACACGGCTACGAAGTCCTCAACTCCCAGGGTCGCGTGGTCAAAGTGGTGCCTCCGGCACCAACGGAAGAGGAGCTGAAAGCCCGCGCCCAGGCCGAGCAGCGCAAACAGGCGGCTGAACGCCAGCGGGAGGCGGACGAAGAGCTGCTGCGCATCTACAGCCATCCGGACGATGCCGTGCGCGCCCTGAACCGCAAGCTGCAGGAACGCCACAGCCTGGTGCAGCTCAAGCGCGGCAACATCGCTGTGATCGACAGTCAACTGGAGGAACAGCAGGGCAAGGCAGCGGACCTGGAACGGGCCGGACGCAAGATTCCGGATAACCTGAAAACCCGCATTGAACGACTGCAGTCCCAGAAACGCGAGCTGGAGCAGGAGATCAACAAGCAGGATCAGGAAACCGCCAAAATCCGCGAATCCTACGAGGCCAAGATCCAGCGCCTGGAACAAATCACCGGGGAATCCCGCACCGTCGAACTGCACACCGCGGAGACCCGCGCGACGGAATAA